In a single window of the Pseudogemmatithrix spongiicola genome:
- a CDS encoding cbb3-type cytochrome c oxidase subunit I has product MTAPAMTAESFRTCEVTGRKIHRQAELLVRANAVVAVVALLIGAIAALLLVLTRWQAVHLLPADWYYRLLGVHGMNMLIFFIIYFEMAVLWFAGTVLLNARPAAPRFGWFNFGLMLLGTLMVEWAQWTGRADVLFTSYTPLRAHPVYYLGIILFAVGALLVTFQFFATLSIAKKERTYEGSMPLVVYGALTAAIIAVITLVHGALIYVPTFLWSLNLMEMPDPQVYRMVWWALGHSSQQINMAAQVAIWYMLGALTVGAVVLNEKVSRTAFVLYILFISMASAHHLLVDPGFGPAWKITNTSYFMYMAVLASMIHGFTIPAGMELGMRLRGYTEGLFGWLRRAPWGDPGFSALVLSVIIFGFVGGITGVTIGTEQINIVVHNTLRVPGHFHSTVVSGTAMAFMGVTYYLLPLVFRRKVAFWGLAKIQPYLFSLGVLLLAMGMTFAGSFGVPRRHWDISFSNAPYGVEFTPAVDLMLAIMGIGGILAVTGALIFIAIAVKSVFFGEKIETITRGTAMVGVPQGLTHPPVHAADADARNEEFHAPARGWMGPTPGTIILVAVFFIAFVTYYFTNWKLLSFLWKVG; this is encoded by the coding sequence ATGACCGCCCCCGCCATGACCGCGGAGTCCTTCCGCACCTGCGAAGTCACCGGCCGCAAGATCCATCGGCAGGCCGAGCTGCTGGTCCGGGCGAACGCCGTCGTCGCCGTGGTCGCGCTTCTGATCGGCGCGATCGCCGCGCTCCTGCTCGTGCTCACGCGCTGGCAGGCCGTGCACCTGCTGCCCGCCGACTGGTACTACCGGCTGCTCGGCGTGCACGGCATGAACATGCTGATCTTCTTCATCATCTATTTCGAGATGGCGGTGCTGTGGTTCGCGGGCACCGTGCTGCTCAACGCACGGCCGGCGGCCCCGCGCTTCGGCTGGTTCAACTTCGGCCTGATGCTGCTCGGCACGCTGATGGTGGAGTGGGCCCAGTGGACCGGCCGCGCCGACGTGCTGTTCACGTCGTACACGCCGCTGCGCGCGCATCCCGTCTACTACCTCGGCATCATCCTCTTCGCCGTGGGCGCGCTGCTGGTCACGTTCCAGTTCTTCGCGACGCTGAGCATCGCCAAGAAGGAGCGCACGTACGAAGGCTCGATGCCGCTGGTCGTCTACGGCGCGCTGACGGCGGCGATCATCGCGGTGATCACGCTGGTGCACGGCGCGCTGATCTACGTGCCGACCTTCCTGTGGTCGCTGAACCTGATGGAGATGCCCGACCCGCAGGTGTACCGGATGGTCTGGTGGGCGCTGGGCCACTCGTCGCAGCAGATCAACATGGCCGCGCAGGTGGCCATCTGGTATATGCTCGGCGCGCTCACCGTCGGCGCCGTCGTGCTCAACGAGAAGGTGAGCCGCACGGCCTTCGTGCTCTACATCCTGTTCATCTCGATGGCCTCGGCGCACCACCTGCTGGTGGACCCGGGCTTCGGGCCGGCGTGGAAGATCACGAACACCTCGTACTTCATGTATATGGCCGTGCTGGCCTCGATGATCCACGGCTTCACGATCCCCGCTGGGATGGAACTCGGGATGCGCTTGCGCGGCTACACCGAGGGCCTGTTCGGATGGCTGCGCCGCGCACCCTGGGGCGACCCAGGATTCAGCGCGCTGGTGCTCTCGGTGATCATCTTCGGCTTCGTCGGTGGCATCACCGGCGTCACGATCGGCACGGAGCAGATCAACATCGTCGTGCACAACACGCTGCGCGTGCCGGGCCACTTCCACTCCACCGTGGTGAGCGGCACGGCGATGGCCTTCATGGGCGTCACCTACTACCTGCTGCCGCTGGTGTTCCGGCGGAAGGTGGCGTTCTGGGGCCTGGCGAAGATCCAGCCGTACCTCTTCTCGCTCGGCGTGCTGCTGCTCGCGATGGGCATGACCTTCGCCGGCAGCTTCGGCGTGCCCCGTCGGCACTGGGACATCTCGTTCAGCAACGCGCCCTACGGCGTGGAGTTCACGCCGGCGGTCGACCTGATGCTCGCCATCATGGGCATCGGCGGCATCCTCGCCGTGACCGGTGCGCTGATCTTCATCGCGATTGCGGTGAAGTCGGTGTTCTTCGGCGAGAAGATCGAGACGATCACCCGCGGCACGGCGATGGTCGGCGTGCCGCAGGGCCTCACGCACCCCCCGGTGCACGCGGCCGATGCCGACGCCAGGAACGAGGAGTTCCACGCGCCGGCCCGCGGCTGGATGGGCCCGACGCCGGGGACGATCATCCTCGTCGCGGTGTTCTTCATCGCGTTCGTGACGTACTACTTCACCAACTGGAAGTTGCTGTCGTTCCTATGGAAGGTCGGTTGA
- a CDS encoding SCO family protein, whose translation MTSPARPRPPLAAVALAAILAISVAWWALALWPLEPTAPEWLLRTREVCFGSTHSGLPHAGGWLLLIGEPIGLIGFLAIVWGEELRADLRRIRAHAAGGVTMAVVAILVVSGLFASVRRVAAASGGDAEPFALNADLPARGSALAPALSLIDQSGEAVSLAQFTGRWVIVTFAFGHCEDICPVIVEHARRARADEGATDIPIFVVTLDPWRDTPDRLAFIAGAWQLEGEDRVLSGSVEIVNATLDRWRIARERDENTGMIAHGSTIVLVDPQGREAWRVEGSPQRIREAIALARVESKASESR comes from the coding sequence TTGACGTCCCCCGCGAGGCCACGGCCGCCGCTGGCGGCCGTGGCCCTCGCGGCCATCCTCGCCATCAGCGTGGCGTGGTGGGCCCTGGCCCTCTGGCCTTTGGAGCCCACTGCGCCGGAGTGGCTGCTTCGCACGCGTGAGGTCTGCTTCGGCTCCACGCACAGCGGCCTGCCGCACGCCGGTGGCTGGCTGCTGTTGATCGGCGAGCCCATCGGGCTCATCGGGTTCCTCGCCATCGTCTGGGGCGAGGAGCTCCGCGCCGACCTGCGACGCATCCGTGCGCACGCGGCCGGCGGCGTCACGATGGCCGTGGTGGCCATCCTCGTCGTCTCCGGGCTCTTCGCCTCGGTGCGCCGCGTCGCTGCGGCCTCGGGCGGCGACGCCGAGCCCTTCGCGCTCAACGCCGACCTCCCGGCGCGCGGTTCGGCGCTGGCCCCGGCGCTCTCGCTCATCGACCAATCGGGCGAGGCGGTCTCGCTCGCGCAGTTCACCGGACGCTGGGTGATAGTCACTTTCGCCTTCGGGCACTGCGAGGACATCTGCCCCGTGATCGTCGAACACGCACGCCGTGCGCGCGCGGACGAAGGCGCCACGGACATCCCGATCTTCGTCGTCACGCTGGATCCCTGGCGCGACACGCCGGACCGCCTCGCGTTCATCGCCGGCGCCTGGCAGCTCGAGGGCGAGGACCGCGTGCTCTCGGGCTCGGTGGAGATCGTCAACGCCACGCTGGACCGCTGGCGCATCGCGCGCGAGCGCGACGAGAACACCGGCATGATCGCCCACGGCAGCACCATCGTGCTCGTGGACCCGCAGGGTCGCGAGGCCTGGCGCGTGGAAGGCTCGCCGCAGCGCATTCGCGAAGCCATCGCGCTCGCCCGCGTGGAGTCGAAGGCCAGCGAATCCCGCTGA
- a CDS encoding cupin domain-containing protein — protein MNVLDVQAAAEAAVQAHPSRPATAVVHDVPGVRLVVFRIEPGQQVAPHTSEATVLLTVISGRGTISGPDGETSAGPGTVVTYAPGELHGMRADAERFCILASIIRKH, from the coding sequence ATGAACGTCCTCGATGTGCAGGCTGCGGCCGAGGCGGCGGTGCAAGCCCATCCCAGCCGGCCGGCGACGGCGGTGGTGCACGATGTGCCCGGCGTGCGGCTGGTGGTGTTTCGCATCGAGCCGGGGCAGCAAGTGGCGCCGCATACGTCCGAGGCGACGGTGCTGCTGACGGTGATCAGCGGGCGCGGGACGATCTCCGGCCCCGACGGCGAGACCTCGGCAGGCCCCGGCACGGTGGTGACCTACGCGCCCGGCGAGCTCCACGGGATGCGCGCCGACGCCGAGCGCTTCTGCATCCTCGCGTCAATCATCCGCAAGCACTGA
- a CDS encoding DUF542 domain-containing protein, with amino-acid sequence MTDLTTSDLRSRTVDDLMAQHPATMAVFNAFGVDSCCGAHRTVHEAAIADLVDETALLDALARAMAEAR; translated from the coding sequence GTGACCGACCTGACGACGTCCGACCTGCGGTCTCGCACCGTGGATGACCTGATGGCTCAACATCCGGCCACGATGGCCGTGTTCAACGCATTCGGCGTGGACAGTTGCTGCGGGGCGCACCGCACGGTGCACGAGGCGGCGATCGCCGACCTCGTCGACGAGACGGCGCTGCTCGACGCGCTGGCACGGGCGATGGCGGAGGCGCGATGA